CCATCTATGCCCATAAAAGGGTAATGGCTTCTTTGAGCAAGCGCTTTGAATATATTTTTGCTTCAGAAAATAAATACCCCGGCGCGCCCAGTGTGCAGGAGCATGTTATTGAAAATAAAACCTTCACGGTACAAGGGGTCAATGTTGTGCCTGTTAATGTGATGCATAACCGCGTGCAGGTTTTTGGGTTCAGGATCAGGGATTTCGCTTATATCACCGATGCGAAGACCATAGAAGATGAAGAAGCCGAAAAACTCAAAGGAGTAGATGTGCTGGTGCTAAATGCACTGCGGAAGGAACCTCACCATTCACATTTTAACCTGCAGGAAGCCTTAGATTTCATTGAGAAAATAAAACCCGAAAAAGCTTACCTCACCCATATAAGTCACCTGCTGGGCTTTCATGAAGAAGTACAGGCCACACTTCCTGAAAACGTATTTTTGGCCTACGATAATCTTCAAATAGAAATTTAATGCGCAAGAGTTTTTTAATGTACCTGTTTGTTTTCACCGCTTTACTCGCAGTGGTCTTTTACATGAATGGTTCTAAGGTTTTGGCAGCTAAAGAAAAAGAGATTGCTCACTTGCAAAAGGAGCTGGAAGAGCAAAAGGCTAATGCTGAAGCTCTCACCAATCACTCTCAGGAAAGTGCCTTTTCGCTGGTTTCAAACGAGGAAGCCCTTTCTTACCTTGAAGAAAGGGGACTTGAGCCTCAAAAAGTTATAAGCAGGGTAGAAGAAGCACTTATAAGCAGAAATGCTGCAGATGCCGATAATGACCTCATACCTTATGAAGGCATGAATGGGCCTTTCAGGATAAATAAGGTGAAACTGCTTAACCACAAATGGGCGATCGCAAGTTTCACCGATGGTCTTTACTGGGGTGACCTCTTTGTTAGTTTTGAAATTGACGAGGCCGGGACAGTAGAGGTGTTTTCAGAAAAAGCTGTGCTGTACCCCAAAAATTAGAGGTGCTTGCTCAGCCATGCTTTAATTTCCATTAAATTTTGTGGCGCAACGCCATGCCCAACTGGAAATTCTGAATAAGTATTGTCAACATTTAATGCATCCAAGAACGGTGCTGTCTTTCGTGCCCATGCCACCGGAATCACCTGGTCTGCCGTGCCGTGAGAACTATAAACTGAAAGATTTGAAAAATCATTGTTTTCATAGCCTTTTTTCAGGATTTCCTGATTGATATATCCACTAAGGCCAACTACATTTTTAATCTTTTCGGGATATGAAAGCGCCACACTAAAGCTGAGGATACACCCCTGGCTAAAGCCGAGCAAAGTGACATTTTTGGGATCTACAGGGTAATTTTCGGTTACTTCATTTAAAAACTGGACAATCTTTTCCCTTGAGATCACCGCCTGGTCATCATCACTGAACTTTCCGTTGTTACTGCCATCCCAATGAATCGCATACCATGCATTTCCGTAGGGAGGCAGGGGATAAGGTGCTCTCACCGAAATGATAAAAAACTCATCGGGCAATTCGTCTGCAAAAGAGAAAAGATCTTCTTCATTGCTTCCGTAGCCGTGAAGCATGATAAGCAAAGGGGCCTTGTCTACAGGTTTTTTGGGTTTTCTGACTAAGTGATGTAAAGTGAATGTTTCTGCTTCCATTAATTAATTGTGCTAAACCATTTTTGAAATTGCTTTCCCAGAATAGGAACTTCGTTTCTTTCGCCCTGTATGGCAGCAAGTAAGCCATATCCCCATAAAATGATGATAAAGAGGTAAAACGGTGCCGAAATAAGCCAGGTATCGAACCAGGAAACGATTATTCCGAGTAAATAAAAGGTAATATGAATTCCCAGCCCCTGCCTGATGTGAAATGAGGCAAACGGGTTCTTTGAATCGTTGTTGAGAAAGTATGCAATAATGGTGCCTATAATGGTAAGATAGGCCCAAATTGCTGCTGCTTTCCCCTGGTTGGCTACACTGTCCATAAGAGATAATTTATTGTGTAAAATTACAAATTTCCCGCCTGTTTACAGGCCCTTAATGGTCAAATATTCCTGGCCCACCATGATCCCGTAGACCTTTCCTTTTAACTGTTTCCCCAGGAACAGGCTGTTTTTAGAGGTGCTCAAAATATGCTCTTTTTGAAAGGTGTATTCTCCCTCGGGATTGAAGAAACTGAAATTTGCCGGCTGGCCCTCATCTATAACGCCTTCCCCAAGCCCAAACCTCCATTTGCCCGATGTAAGCAGCTTAACTGCCGTCTTCACCGAGAACAACTGAAGCAAAGCTCCCAAAGCCGATTCCAGCCCCAGGCTGCCAAAAAGGGCATTATCAAACTCCACTTTTTTGTGCTCAGAATCTATAGGGGTGTGGTCGCAGGTCACCATATCTATGGTCTCGTCTTTTAAGCCTGCAATTAGTGCTTTAACGTCGTTTTTTGTGCGTAAAGGCGGCAGCACCTTGGCATTGGTGTCAAATTCATGCAGCATGTCATCTGTAAAGAAAAGGTTGTGGATGGCCACGCTGCACGACACATCCAGGCCTCTTTCTTTGGCATCGCGTATCAATTCTACCGATCTTGCGGTTGAAATGGTAGGAATATGCAGTTTCCCGCCCGTGTATTCGAGGATATAAAGATCGCGGGTGATTTGTAATTCTTCAGCCAGTGCCGGAATTCCTTTAAGGCCCAGCTGCGTACTGTTCTCGTGCTCGTTAACCTGCCCGTTAAGTGCTATTCTGTCTTCCTGCGGAAAAGACATTACCAGTCCGTCAAAATTCTGGGAATACTGAAGCGCCAGTTTTAAGAGATTGGGATTGGAAACCGCTTTTTTGAAATCCCCGAAAGCTACCGCGCCGGCCTGCTGCATATCGTAAAGCTCGGCCATATCCCGGCCTTCACTTTTACGGGTAAGAGCGCCAATGGGAAGTACACTTACCGGCTGTTGTTCAGCTTTGTTCTTTAAGTAAGTTACCGCCCCGGTATTATCGGTCACGGGGTCGTTTCCGGGGTTAAGGGCTATGGCAGTAAACCCGCTCAAAGCAGCCGTTCTCAACCCGTTTTTCAGGTTTTCCCTTTCTTCAAATCCCGGCTCCCCAAAAGATACACTACTGTCAAACCAGCCTTGCGAAACATGAAGGTTTTCAAATTTTATCTCAAGATCTGGGTTTTTGACCTTGATCACCGGCGCAATTTCTGCAATGAGCCCGTTCTCTACCAGGAGGTCCATCACTTTGTTGTTGTACGGACTTTCATTATCAATGATCCGGGCAGATTTGATAAGTATTTTCATTTGAGGAATTTTAGAATTAGTATTTCAGCAAGTAGGAAAACAAGGGTAAAAATAACAAACCATTTCCAAAGGTTGTTGACTTCATTGACCGATTTAATGTAGGAAATTGCATTGGGAACAGAGGTGTGAACTAAAATGCCCTCCTGTTCCTTCAGCCTTGTATCTACAAGGTCGCTTTCTGTTCTGGGTACGTTGAAACTAAGGCTTCTCAGAATTTTTTTGTCCTGCAGCAGGTCGTAATGCCCGGGATTTTTCGGCAGTTCTTCAAGCCTGAGTTCAACTTTATTGCTGAAGCTTTGCTGCTGCGGAATAAAAGTACTTTCAGAAGAAGACAATTTCAGGATCTCATCTTTCTGAAGTTCGGCCTGAAGTGAAATCTTCTGAAGTTTGCCCAGCTCGTTGTAGAGTTGCGGGCGGGAAATGGCAGTATTCCCAATGTTGTAAAAAGTGGGAACGATTAGCGGAGAATTCTTAAAATTGGAATTTTCGCGGTTGAGGGCTGCCGTGAACACAAAAATATTGTCCTGCTGCAACAAAAAAGCAGCTCCGTTTTGATATTCCAGAATGCCGGGCAGGCTTCGCTTCAAATCATAAGAAGTTTGAACGGCCGGATATTCAAAATTAGAGACTTTTTCATTGAAAACACTCCGGTAAAGCGGATGTTCAAAACTAATATCTGTAATGAGGTTTTCAGCTTTACTTAAGCTGCCAAAAAGGGGTAGATCAAGCTTGCGCAACAGCAGGTTGTAATCTTCGATTTCTCCTTCTGCAGGCGGGATGATCACAATCACTGCACGATCTTCCATTAACTGCTCCAGGCTGCTCACCAGCGAAAAAGGGAGCTCTTCAGGTTCATTCAGGAAAACCAGGTTTGCGCGGGAAAGGGCGTTATAATCAAGATTATTTTCCGGAAGTATACTGAGTTCAAATTCTGAAGGGCCAAAGATCCTTTGCAGGTACTCACTTTCTTTATCTCCAACTACCACTACTTTTACCGGCGCAACTTCATTAATACTGAAATACAGCCGGTTGTCAAACTGAAGGCCGTTGTCTTCAATTTCAATCCTTCCGTAGGGAATTACATCGGTATCCAGGTTGAATGTGGTCTTTCCGGTATTTTCCCCCTGCAAATCCACCGTTTTCCGTGCAAGCATGCGGTTAGCATTGTATATTCCCACGGCAACTTCTTCCTGCCTGTCTCCAATGACCGATAAAGTAATTTCAAGGCTGGTTTTGTTGAGTCCCGCATTGGTAATCCAGGCAGTGTCGATGGTCACGTTATCGATCTGTTCAGGGCTTAGCTGAACAAGATGCGTCAAAATGCCATTTTTGAGAGGAACAACAGAATCCTGAAGATGTTGAAAATCGGAAATTGCGATGAAATTTTTCTGAAGGTTGTTCCGGGCACCCAAAAGGTTTTGGGCTTTTAAACTTACCGCTTCCCATGAAAGTTCTGAAGGGGAAAATTCGGTTTCCTGAAGTTTTTGGCGCAGCAAACCTGCAGTAATATCGCGATATTCTTCGGTGTTGGTAAACAAAGTGACCTCTTCGTTTTCAGGAATATTCTCAAGCAGGTCCTGCACGCTTCGCTTTAAGAGGATTCCGTTGCTGCCACGCGCCTGCATGCTATAAGAATTATCGAGATAGATAAGGGTTTTGGTCTCCTCAACGGCCCCCGAAGCAGGAGGGAAGTAGGGCTGCGCAAAAGCCAGAACCAGGCATGCGAGCATAAGCAGCCGCGTACAGAGTACCAGAAATTTCTTTAAGCGTGAACTTTTTCGGGTCTGTAAAACGGCCTTTTTGAGAAACCTCACATTGGTAAAAGGCGTGCTCCTGAATTTTCTTAACTGAAACAGGTGCACCAGGATTGGGATCACCAGTACAGCCAGGGCGTAAAGCAGTTCAGGGTGTTTAAAGTACATGCGTAGGCATTCTTTTGTCAAATATATAAAAAGGCTGCAGCAAGAGCTTTTTATTTATGCCTTAAAACTTCCAAAGGGAACCAGATTTTTGAATTTCCTGCTGTTTTGGTCAGTAATTTTCAAAAACCCCGAGTCCAAACAACGCGAAATCGTACTTCACGGGATCATGCGGGTCTAATTTTTTAAGGCTGTTATCAAGCTCCAGCAAGGCTTTGGCATCATTCTGTTTGCGTTTTAAAAGCCCGAGTTTCCTGGCCACGTTGCCCGAATGTACGTCTAAAGGGCAACTCAATTGGGCCGGCGAAATGCTGTTCCAAATTCCAAGATCAACATTCCTGCTGTCTTTTCTCACCATCCAGCGCAAAAACATATTGATCCTTTTTGCTGCGGAATTCTTCAACGGATCGCTAACGTGTTTTTCAGTCCTTGTCTCGTGAGGCAGCTCAAAAAATATTTTCTTAAACTCATGGATTGCAGTCTGTAAGCTGTATTTACCTGAATGTTTACTGAAGATATTTTCCAGCCCCTGGTGCGTCCTGTAAATATGCTGAAACGCCCTTATGAAATAGATAAGGTCGCCGCCGTTGAAGGTACGGTGTACGAATTTTTGAAGCTTTTCCAGTTCTGCTTCGGAATGATTCTGCACAAAATCATAGGGCGCAAATTCCAGCAATTCCATCAAATAATTGGCATTTTTCAATATACTCTTGCGGTTGCCCCAGGAAATTGTGGCAGTCAAAAATCCCGAAATTTCCATGTCTTCCTTCCTGCTGAACATATGCGGGATTTGTACTGGATCTGTTGCTATAAATTCTGAAGTGTTGTACTGGTCAACCTTGAAGTCAAGAAATTCTTTAAGTTCTGTTGAATTCATTTGCCAGGTGTTAGACGTGAGATGTTAGACGTGAGATGTGAGATGTGAGACGTGAGACGTAAGATTTGAGATTTGAGGATTGAACCTTGAACTTAAATGATCTTACCGTCTACCATGGTCAGTTTTTTGTCGGCCATGTCGGCCAGCTCTTCATTGTGGGTAACGATCACAAAGGTTTGCCCGAATTCTTCCCGAAGATCGAAGAAGAGCCGGTGTAAATTTTCAGCCGACTCAGAGTCGAGGTTTCCGGAAGGTTCATCGGCAAAGATCACGCCCGGATTATTGATAAGCGACCGGGCCACCGCCACGCGCTGTTGCTCCCCGCCACTCATTTCGGCCGGCTTGTGACCGGCCCTTTGGGAAAGCCCCAGAAAACCAAGGAGTTCTTTCGCCCTCTTTTCTGTTTCAGCCTTATTTTTATTGCCTATAAACGCCGGGATACAAACATTTTCAAGGGCTGTGAATTCAGGCAGCAGCTGGTGAAACTGAAATATGAACCCAATATTCTCATTTCTGAACTTCGCCAAATCCTTTGCGTTGAGCGAGTACACATCAACCCCATTTACCTTAAGAACACTGCTGGTGTTGCGATCGGGTTTTTCAAGGGTTCCAAGAATTTGAAGCAAAGTGGTCTTTCCCGCGCCCGAGGCCCCTACAATAGAGACAATTTCGCTCTTTGGAAT
This Salinimicrobium tongyeongense DNA region includes the following protein-coding sequences:
- a CDS encoding MBL fold metallo-hydrolase, with product MRVTFLGTGTSQGVPVIGSDHPVCKSEDPKDKRLRVSVLVEVDQRNILIDCGPDFRQQMLSNNVQRIDAILYTHEHSDHTIGLDDIRPYFFRQGDIPIYAHKRVMASLSKRFEYIFASENKYPGAPSVQEHVIENKTFTVQGVNVVPVNVMHNRVQVFGFRIRDFAYITDAKTIEDEEAEKLKGVDVLVLNALRKEPHHSHFNLQEALDFIEKIKPEKAYLTHISHLLGFHEEVQATLPENVFLAYDNLQIEI
- a CDS encoding alpha/beta hydrolase, yielding MEAETFTLHHLVRKPKKPVDKAPLLIMLHGYGSNEEDLFSFADELPDEFFIISVRAPYPLPPYGNAWYAIHWDGSNNGKFSDDDQAVISREKIVQFLNEVTENYPVDPKNVTLLGFSQGCILSFSVALSYPEKIKNVVGLSGYINQEILKKGYENNDFSNLSVYSSHGTADQVIPVAWARKTAPFLDALNVDNTYSEFPVGHGVAPQNLMEIKAWLSKHL
- a CDS encoding dihydroorotase, whose translation is MKILIKSARIIDNESPYNNKVMDLLVENGLIAEIAPVIKVKNPDLEIKFENLHVSQGWFDSSVSFGEPGFEERENLKNGLRTAALSGFTAIALNPGNDPVTDNTGAVTYLKNKAEQQPVSVLPIGALTRKSEGRDMAELYDMQQAGAVAFGDFKKAVSNPNLLKLALQYSQNFDGLVMSFPQEDRIALNGQVNEHENSTQLGLKGIPALAEELQITRDLYILEYTGGKLHIPTISTARSVELIRDAKERGLDVSCSVAIHNLFFTDDMLHEFDTNAKVLPPLRTKNDVKALIAGLKDETIDMVTCDHTPIDSEHKKVEFDNALFGSLGLESALGALLQLFSVKTAVKLLTSGKWRFGLGEGVIDEGQPANFSFFNPEGEYTFQKEHILSTSKNSLFLGKQLKGKVYGIMVGQEYLTIKGL
- a CDS encoding BatA domain-containing protein → MYFKHPELLYALAVLVIPILVHLFQLRKFRSTPFTNVRFLKKAVLQTRKSSRLKKFLVLCTRLLMLACLVLAFAQPYFPPASGAVEETKTLIYLDNSYSMQARGSNGILLKRSVQDLLENIPENEEVTLFTNTEEYRDITAGLLRQKLQETEFSPSELSWEAVSLKAQNLLGARNNLQKNFIAISDFQHLQDSVVPLKNGILTHLVQLSPEQIDNVTIDTAWITNAGLNKTSLEITLSVIGDRQEEVAVGIYNANRMLARKTVDLQGENTGKTTFNLDTDVIPYGRIEIEDNGLQFDNRLYFSINEVAPVKVVVVGDKESEYLQRIFGPSEFELSILPENNLDYNALSRANLVFLNEPEELPFSLVSSLEQLMEDRAVIVIIPPAEGEIEDYNLLLRKLDLPLFGSLSKAENLITDISFEHPLYRSVFNEKVSNFEYPAVQTSYDLKRSLPGILEYQNGAAFLLQQDNIFVFTAALNRENSNFKNSPLIVPTFYNIGNTAISRPQLYNELGKLQKISLQAELQKDEILKLSSSESTFIPQQQSFSNKVELRLEELPKNPGHYDLLQDKKILRSLSFNVPRTESDLVDTRLKEQEGILVHTSVPNAISYIKSVNEVNNLWKWFVIFTLVFLLAEILILKFLK
- a CDS encoding TIGR02757 family protein encodes the protein MNSTELKEFLDFKVDQYNTSEFIATDPVQIPHMFSRKEDMEISGFLTATISWGNRKSILKNANYLMELLEFAPYDFVQNHSEAELEKLQKFVHRTFNGGDLIYFIRAFQHIYRTHQGLENIFSKHSGKYSLQTAIHEFKKIFFELPHETRTEKHVSDPLKNSAAKRINMFLRWMVRKDSRNVDLGIWNSISPAQLSCPLDVHSGNVARKLGLLKRKQNDAKALLELDNSLKKLDPHDPVKYDFALFGLGVFENY
- a CDS encoding ABC transporter ATP-binding protein, translated to MIEAKNIHKSYNDLHVLKGVDLHIPKSEIVSIVGASGAGKTTLLQILGTLEKPDRNTSSVLKVNGVDVYSLNAKDLAKFRNENIGFIFQFHQLLPEFTALENVCIPAFIGNKNKAETEKRAKELLGFLGLSQRAGHKPAEMSGGEQQRVAVARSLINNPGVIFADEPSGNLDSESAENLHRLFFDLREEFGQTFVIVTHNEELADMADKKLTMVDGKII